The genomic region CCGGAGCGTCTTCCTCTCCCATTTCGGCCAGCCCGGAAGTTGTGGGGCCCAGGCCAGGCCGGGCGCGGCCGCGAAGTGGCTCAGAGGCGTCGTGTCCGGCCGCGTTCGGCTGAGTTAGCGTCGCCCGCAGGAAACCGATGGGGAGGTCTCGTGCGCGCTCTCGTCTATCTGGGTCCAAGCTCCGCCGAACTGCAGGACCGGCCCGCCGCACAGCTCGTGAACCACGATGACGTCGTGGTGGAGATCGTCGGTACGGGGGTCTGCGGAACGGACCGCAAGATCCTGCTCGGGCGGTTCCCCGCCCGGCCGGGCGTGGTGCTCGGGCACGAGTCGGTAGGTGTGGTGCGAGAGGCGGGGCCGCAGGTTCGTTCGGTCGGGGTGGGGGACCGGGTGGTGGTCAACCCCACGCTGTACTGCGGCTGGTGCGTCCCGTGCCGCCGGGGAGCGACCAACTTCTGCCGTCACAAGGCCGGGACCGAGGTCGGTGTCGACCGCGACGGCACGTACGCGGAGGCCGTGACTCTGCCGGAACGTTTCGTCGAACGGGTTCCCGCCGGTCTGCCCTTCCGCAGCGCGGTCCTGATCGAGCCGCTCGCCTGCGTCCTGAACAACGTCAAGGCCGCGTCCGTAACCTTCGACGACACCGTGGTGGTGCTCGGCGCAGGCCCGATCGGGATGCTGACCGCACTCGTCGCCGCCCGCCGGGCGCGCCGGGTCACCGTCGCCGAACCGGACGGCTACCGGCTGGAGCGGGCCCGCGAACGGTGCGCGCACGTGGTGGACGTGGCCGGAACGGACCCGGCCGAAGCCGTGGTGAAGGCCACGGGCGGCGAGCGTCCCTCCGTCGTCTTCGACACCACGGGCACCGGCCTGGACGCGGCGCTGCGGCTGATCGACGACGGCGGCCGGGTGGTGGTGATGGGCTTCGACGACACCTACACCGTGCCGTTGCGCCCGCTCCAGCTCACCAACCGGGGCATCCAGCTGATCGGCGCCGGGGACTACCGGGCCGACATCTTCCCGGTCGCCGTGGACCTGGCCGCAGAGCTCGACGGCCTCCAACGACCTGGCTCCGGCACCGGACCGGTCCTGGAGCGGCTGGTGACGCACGAGTTCCCGCTCGAACGGTACGCGGAAGCCTTCACCGCGCTCGGCGGGCTCACCCGGGGCGACGGGGCAGGCGGCACCGGCGGCACCGGGCGGCCACCGCGCTACGACGCGCTCAAGGTCGTCATCCGCTCGCACCCCGGCCCGGTCGGCGCCGACGGCTGGCCGGTGGGCGCGTGAGCGCGCCGCGCCTCGGGTCGATCGAGTCGGGCGGGACCAAATTCGTCTGCCTGGTCGGCTCGGCCCCCGACCGGATCGAGGCCGAGACCCGGTTCCCGACCGGCGAACCGGGCCCCACCCTGGCCCGGGCCATCGCCTTCTTCCAGGAGACGGCCGCCGAGACCGGTCCGCTGGACGCGATCGGCATCGCCTCCTTCGGGCCCCTCGAACTGCGCCCGGGCCATGCCCGGTTCGGCCGCCTCGCCGCCACCCCCAAACCCGGCTGGTCCGGGGTGGACGTCGCCGGTCCGGTCGCCGCAGCGCTCGGCGTACCGGTGGGCATCGACACCGACGTCAACGGCGCGGCCCTCGGCGAGGGCCGCTGGGGCGCGGCCCGGGGCCTGGACGCCTACGTCTACCTCACCGTCGGCACCGGGATCGGCGGCGGCGCGGTGATCGGCGGCAGGGTGGTCAGCGGGCTGGTCCACACCGAGATGGGCCACCTCGCGGTGCCCCGGGTCGCGGACGACGCCTTCCCCGGCTCCTGCCCCTTCCACGGCGACTGCTGGGAGGGGCTGGCGGGCGGCGAGGCGATGGGCGCCCGCTGGGGGACCCCGGCCGAAGAACTGACCGGCGACGCACTGCGCGAGGCGCTGCGACTGGAGGCGTCCTACCTTGCCGCGGGGCTGCGCAACATCGTCTACACGGCCGCGCCCCAGCGGATCGTGATCGGCGGCGGCGTCGCGGAACTCCCCGGGCTGTTCCCGCTGCTCCGTGCCGAACTGACCTCGGCACTGGGCGGATACCCCGGGCTGCCCGAGCACACGGCCGAGGACTTCGTGGTCCCGGCACGGCTCGGCCGGCTCGCCGGACCGGCCGGCGGACTGGTCCTGGCGGCCGGGGCGGCCGCCGCCGCACGGGCGCGGCCCGGCGCTGGGCCATCGGGGGGACCGGACGCATGAGGACGGCCCCGGACCGGGCAGGCTGGCCGGTGTGACGCGCCCCGACCTGGTGGGCCTCCTGGACCCGGCCACCCGCGCCTGGCTGACCCGGCACGCCCTGCCCGGCGCCCGGCTGCACGAGGTGGACCCGCTGCCCGGCGGGTTCACCAACGACATGGCCCTGCTCACGACCCGGTCCGCCGACGCGCCGGGCGTGGAGCGCTACGTGCTGCGCCGCTACCGGCCCAGCGGCAGCCGGGTCCCGCGCAACACCTGTGCGGTCGAGGTCGCCGTCCTCGGCCGGGCGGCGGCCCGTACCGTCCCGGTGACCGCGGTGGTCGCGGCCGATCCGCACGGCCGGGCCACCGGCCGCCCCACCCTGCTCTACCGGTTCGTGGACGGGACCCCGCTCAGCCAGGTGCTCGCGGACGGCCCGGTGAGCGGCGAGGCGCGGGCCCTGGGCCGGGCCGTCGGCGGGGTGCTGGCGCGGATCGGCCGGGTCAGGCTGCCCCGCCCGGGCGTCTTCGGCGACTCTTCGCTGGTCCCGGCCCCGGACGGCGCAGCCCCGCTGGGTGACCTGCCCGGTTTCGTCGAGCGCTGTCTGGCCACCGCGGCCGCGGACGGTCCGCTGAGCGGGACGGACGCGGCCGTACTGCGCGCCCTGGCCCGCCGAGGGCCGCGGGCACTCGCCGCCGTGGCGGGTGAACGCAGCCTG from Streptomyces sp. NBC_00190 harbors:
- a CDS encoding phosphotransferase family protein, with the protein product MTRPDLVGLLDPATRAWLTRHALPGARLHEVDPLPGGFTNDMALLTTRSADAPGVERYVLRRYRPSGSRVPRNTCAVEVAVLGRAAARTVPVTAVVAADPHGRATGRPTLLYRFVDGTPLSQVLADGPVSGEARALGRAVGGVLARIGRVRLPRPGVFGDSSLVPAPDGAAPLGDLPGFVERCLATAAADGPLSGTDAAVLRALARRGPRALAAVAGERSLVHCDFNPKNVLVQRRAGQWTVAAVLDWELAFSGSPLFDVGNMLRFAHEYPPAFTAGFLKGFRGGNGRLPGDWLGLSRTLDLFALADILTAPPDPAYFARARTVLRRSTAHRY
- a CDS encoding zinc-dependent alcohol dehydrogenase, coding for MRALVYLGPSSAELQDRPAAQLVNHDDVVVEIVGTGVCGTDRKILLGRFPARPGVVLGHESVGVVREAGPQVRSVGVGDRVVVNPTLYCGWCVPCRRGATNFCRHKAGTEVGVDRDGTYAEAVTLPERFVERVPAGLPFRSAVLIEPLACVLNNVKAASVTFDDTVVVLGAGPIGMLTALVAARRARRVTVAEPDGYRLERARERCAHVVDVAGTDPAEAVVKATGGERPSVVFDTTGTGLDAALRLIDDGGRVVVMGFDDTYTVPLRPLQLTNRGIQLIGAGDYRADIFPVAVDLAAELDGLQRPGSGTGPVLERLVTHEFPLERYAEAFTALGGLTRGDGAGGTGGTGRPPRYDALKVVIRSHPGPVGADGWPVGA
- a CDS encoding ROK family protein is translated as MSAPRLGSIESGGTKFVCLVGSAPDRIEAETRFPTGEPGPTLARAIAFFQETAAETGPLDAIGIASFGPLELRPGHARFGRLAATPKPGWSGVDVAGPVAAALGVPVGIDTDVNGAALGEGRWGAARGLDAYVYLTVGTGIGGGAVIGGRVVSGLVHTEMGHLAVPRVADDAFPGSCPFHGDCWEGLAGGEAMGARWGTPAEELTGDALREALRLEASYLAAGLRNIVYTAAPQRIVIGGGVAELPGLFPLLRAELTSALGGYPGLPEHTAEDFVVPARLGRLAGPAGGLVLAAGAAAAARARPGAGPSGGPDA